The DNA sequence AACTCTATGGAGTCCACTTCCCAGGGGCGCGTCTGAATGGATTACCCACTCGCCAGCACAACCCGGCCAAACCGGGCGTTTTGCTCCTGCGGCGTAATCGCCAATAACTGATCGAGACGAATCTCCAGGCGACCTTCCGCAGTTTTCACATCGAGAAACTCCTCCCACGTGCGAGCGGTACGCGTGGTGATCGCACGGGCTGTTAGGCGTTGGCCGTCAGTCAGTTCGATGTCCAGCGTGTAGCCGTACAGGCAGGCGATCTCCAGATAGTCATGCAAGTCGCAGTTCAAGGTGCGATAGGTGTTCATCTCATTGCCTCTACGGTCATGGCGGTGCTCACCCATTAGGACAACAGCGACCGAACAGGATGGCCCACCTGTCGGTCGCAAGGGAGCAGCGCGATTTAGCGCAGTTGTTTCAGCATCGTTTGCAGTTGGCTGACGCGCGCCGCATCAAGGGGAAACACCGGCAAGCGCGGATCACCCACCTCCAGGCCCAGGCTGCATAGACCAGCCTTGATGGTGGCGGGCAAACCGCCCTTGAGGATGAAGTCCAGCAGCGGCAATTGACGATAGAACAACGCCCGGGCCTGGCTCAGGTCGTTGGCCAGGACGGCGGCGTACAGGTCGAGGTTGAGCTGCGGGATCAGGTTCGGCGCGGCGGTGCACCAACCCTTGGCCCCGGCGGAGAAGGCTTCCAGCGCCAGGGGGTTGCAACCGTTGTAGAACGGCACCTGGCCTTCGCCCAGCAATTGCAGCTTGTGCATGCGCTGAATGTCGCCGGTGCTTTCCTTGACCATGGTGACGTTATCCACCGCGTTGAAAATCCGCAGGATCAGCTCCACCGACATGTCGATGCCACTGGTGGCGGGGTTGTTGTAGAGCATGATGGGCAGGTCGATGCTGGCGCCGATGGCCTGGTAGTGCGCGAGGATTTCCGCCTCGCTCAATTTCCAGTACGAGGCCGGCAACACCATCACCACATCGGCGCCCTTCGCTTGGGCAAAGCGTGCGCGGCGCACCGCCTTGGCGGTGGTCAGGTCAGACACGCTGACCACGGTCGGCACCCGGCCGGCGACGCGGGCAATGCTGAACTCGCTGACCTGGTCCCACTCGGCGTCGCTCAGGTAGGCGCCTTCGCCGGTGCTGCCCAGGGGCGCGATGGCATGCACGCCGCTGTCGATCAGACGGTCGATGGACCGGCCCAGCGCGTCCAGGTCCAAGCCCTGGCCGTCGGTGGAGAAGGGCGTGATGGTGTAGCCGATGATGCCGTGGATATTGGGGGTAGACATGGCTTCGCTCCTGGTGGGGTCAGTTCAGGCAATCGGCGTGTTGACGCAGGGTCTGCCGGGCGTAGTAGTTGAAGGCGGCCGCGTGGCGCTTGGGGCGGGCGATCCAGTCGTGGGCTTCGCGGCCCAAGTGAGGCAGGATCGGTTTCACCTCGCCAGCGGCCATGGCCAGCAATTGCAACTTCGCGGCGCGTTCGATCAGTTGGGCGATGTTGCAGGCTTCTTCCACGGTGGCACCGGTGGACAACTGGCCGTGGTGGGAAAGCAGGATGGCGCGCTTGTCACCCAGGGCACCGGCGATCAATTCGCCTTCCTCGTTACCCACCGGCACCCCCGGCCAGCCCTCCAGGAAGGCGCAGTCTTCGTACAGCGGGCAGAGGTCCATGTGGGAAATCTGCAGCGGCACTTCCAGCATCGACAGCGCGGCGATGTGGGTCGGGTGGGTGTGAATGATGCAATTCACATCCGGCCGGGCGCGGTAGACCCAGGTATGAAAGCGGTTGGCCGGGTTGGGCATGCCATGGCCCTCCAGCACCTCGAGGTCTTCATTGACCAGCAGCAGGTTACCGGCGGTGATTTCATCGAAGCCCAGGCCCAGTTGCTGGGTGTAATAGGTGCCCGGTTGCGGCCCGCGCGCGGTAATCTGCCCCGCCAGCCCTGAGTCGTGACCATTCTCGAACAGGATGCGGCAGGTCAGGGCCAGCTTTTGTCGTACAGTCCACGTATTATCCGGCAGTGTTTTCTGCATCTGGTTAACAGCATGCTGGACCAACTGGTCCTTGGGCGTCGCCAGTGTCTTGCTCATACCCGTTCTCCTGATTCGTTCTTTGACCGTTCTTGATCCGCGTCATGGAAGCTGTGAAAGGAAGGTGCTAATGACACTAAATAGACTATATGACACAAAGTGTCATTTGCAATCGCAGATTGTCCGTTTCTCTGGAAATGTTGGTTACCTATGTCCATTCGCTTGAAATTGCTCAGGAAAAAACTCGGCATGACACTGGACGTCCTGGCCGAAAAAACCGGGATGACCAAGAGCTACCTGTCCAAGGTGGAGCGGGGCTTGAGCACGCCCTCCATCGCCACGGCGCTCAAGCTCGCCAAGGCCCTGAGCGTGAAAGTCGAGGAGCTGTTCTCTGAAGAAAGCGTCTCCCTCGACAGCTACAGCCTGGTGCGCAGCGAAGACCGCCAATCCCTTGCAGCGAGCAGCGGCAGCTCCGAATACGCGGTATTGGCCCACCAAGTGTCCGAACGCAGCCTGCTGCCCTTCATCCTCTATCCGGCCGCCGAATTCACCGCCCATCACGCGTTCAAGGAACACACCGGGGAGGAGTTTTTGTTCGTGCATGAGGGGCAGGTGGAAGTGGACTTCATGAACGAGCGCGTGCTGCTGAACCGCGGGGATGCCTTGCATTTCAATGCGCAGAAACCCCATCGCCTGCGTTCGGTGGGGGATGTTCAGGCGCAGTTGTTGGTGGTGGTGCACAGCGATGAGTCGTCGGAGAAGGGCGAGGGCGCCTAGTGGCTCCAATCGCAGGTAACCAACGTTGCGAGGGAGCTTGCTCCCGCTGGGCTGCGCAGCAGCCCCCCTCCAATGAGCGCCTCGCCACAGATCTTCCGACAGCCTCAACTGAACGGTATCGGGGCATCTGCTCAGACCAGTCGAGTGGCGTCTGTCAGTAAAGACCGACAGACACCAGCGACGAAGGCCCGCTAGGCCACAGCGCCTTGCGCCTTTGCCTACAACTACGCCAGAATCCGCCGGCTTGTGCGCCTGGGGTTGCGTCGGTAGTTTTGGACCTGTCACTGATGGTCAGTGATCGGGTTTAGCAGCTCGCCGAGTTAAGTCGCACAACGCGTCATCAGACAGGAATCCCCATTCCTGCACTTGATGGTGGCTGTGCGCAGGGCGTCCTCGGACGCGCCGATTTCTTAACTCGTCGGTCTGCTAACCTGCGTACAGCTGCCTCCCAATTCGTTTAGCAGCGAACGGGTCGTGGCCTCAACCAGAGAGTTAAGACCATGGTCAAAGTTACACCGAATCCTCCAGTTACAGACGAACCCACATCCCGTGCCCAGTCTGCCCGCAACAAAAAGCTCGACGACGCGGCCACGCGAGCGTTGGATTACTACCTGAAACCCAAGGCTAAGAGCGAAACGTCTGACAAGTCAGATTCCATTTTTCGGATTGATCCGGGGGTTGATTCTGAGTGTTTGCTTGCGAATCTCAGTGAGAATTTGGCTTCGGCTAATGCCATGATCAATGATTTGGCGTTTGATTTGGATGGGGCACGACGGCGTGTTGCGTTGGGGATTTTGCAGGTGATTGAGGTGAGTGAGCTGTTGGCGAATCGGGCTTTGGATATTGTTGAGGTGAGGTAGGCAGCAATATCACGTGCTACCTAAATGAAAAAAGGTCTTGCCCAGCAAGACCTTTTTATGAGCCCGAGGGAGACTGTAGTGTTCCAGTAAACTCAAGGCCTCCAGAGAGGTTTGCTTTCTAGGGATACATGTAGGGATACATGCTCGCCATTGCTGTAGGCAGTATGAAGAGTTTCAGCGATTCCATGCAATCCATTCAGTCACTCACTCTCCCACTGATACGCCTGGTACGTGCGGCTCGTTCAGCATTGGTAACGATCCTTTATGACTCGGTCGAAGTAGCCCCCTTTTGACGGTGCGTTAATCAGCCCTTGATAGACGTTCAATGGTACGCGGCAAAAGTCGTACGTCTTTCCTTGCTTGAAGGTGATCTTCATTCGGTTGGTCGCCGGGTCGTAACCTACAGCTGTGATCGCACTTGAGTTCACGCGAACCATTTCCATTGGGACGTCCTTTCATGGAGGGAGCTAACCGATATGTCAGCATCACTTAGGATCGTAGCTCACGATATCCATTCGGCCTGTTCAAGCCGGGGTCGATTGCGGCTACCATTTTATCGATTCACAATTTATTAGACCGGAGTGGCAATGACGAGATCGGTAGAAGCCAATCGGGATCCGATTTCGAAATCTACAACGATGATGCTTGACGCTGCTGTCAAATGGATTGGTTGGTTGGAAGATTACCCAGGCTGGAAAGAATGGAATCGAGAAAGATTTAGCCGCACGCTCTACGACGACAATCTGGTCCCAGATGCTGATGAGGCAGAGCAACGTGTGTTTGTCTTTTCTGAAGACGTGGAACGCCAACACGCTGTGGTATTTCAGTACCTCAGCCTGCAACAGACTTCAACGGCCCTCAGGGAATGTGAATACTACTTTCGAAGATTTCCCTTTCACGGCTTGCCTGTCGCACATTCTGATCACATCACGAACATCTGCGAGATGTACTTCGGACGTTTCTACGAGTTCAGGGAGCGTTTGAAGAAGTATCTCAATGTGGTTGCGGTGGCTGCACCAACACGCCGAATTGACGTGGGAGGGTTTATCAAGGTTTTTGATAAAGAGTTCGATGGTGAGCTAAGAGCCCGTAACTCGGTGCACCACCACTCTCGTTTCGAGGATGCGGCTATCGAGCGTGTGTTTCTAACTCACGTCGTCTCGACCGGACCTTCTGGAAATGGGTGGAAGGCAGAGCGCCAGGCAGCCTACCGCAAAGTTACGCAAGAATGGGTTGCCAGGGTCAGAAAACGTGCATCCAAACTGGAAGAGTTTATGGAGGCTGCTGCTCAGTTGACTTTGAATAGCTGTGACTTTCTATCGGTTAGTCTCGCACCCAGCGATACGAACTCTTGATCTCGAAAGTAGCCCGGTTGCTCGGGGCGTTGCTGAATCTCCACCGATAAAACCCGCTGGGGACCCTGAGCGTCAAGGGTACGGGGTCGGAAACCCGCGGGATCTTGGTAGCGACAGAGATTGCACCTTACTGAAATTTCAACGTTGAAATTGAAAGGACCCTGACGAAAAAAGGGCATCGTTACCGTTACGGTAAAGGTGAGCCATTGTGTTGCTGATAGCGAACGGTTGAACCTGGTCAACCTTGGGGATGGTGTCAACCGACGTAGAAAACTCAGTCGCTAACAAGATGCTGCGGGTTCTTTGCCCCGTACCCATTCGAAATACCCAGGGTCCCCGGCGAGCTAACAAGCGATAGGGCAAATGCACAGGTGAACCACCAGTTCACCAGGTTCACTTGTTCACTAAGCTGTGCACTTTTTCGCTAACACGATCACGCGGGTTTCCGACCCCGTGTATTAAAGAAACCTCAGGGTCCCCGGCAAAATTTGGAACTGCTCCTGACGTTCGCTGGTGGCATTGATGCTTCCGGGGACCGGGGGAATACGTATCCTTCTGAAAGCAGTGTTACGAACGTTACTGGTGTAACGGTTATCGATAACTAGCTGTATTTATTTGATATTTTTGCGTAGCGCTGTGTTTGAGCATGAGCTTTTTAGGAGTGTTACTAAGCCAACTGGTGTAACGCTTCAGAGGTCTGAAGTAGACCCATAAAACAGCAAGGAAGCTATTGTCGAGCTCTCGCTTGACCATCAGCAACGATTGGCAGTTAGGTATGAGCACTTTGCTAGGGGTCAGCAAGCTATCAGCGATTAGCCCGCTGGTGTGACAGGCCGCTACCGGCCAGAAGCCGCTGCTGGAGCTTAATTCGAGTTCAAAGGGGCGCGAGACATAAGGTTGACTAGGCCGGGCTCAATCATGCCTTGCCTATCAGCGATATGAACCCTGTAAAGCTATCTGCAATCCTTTCCACGGACTCTTCTGGAGCGATCCCATCGAAACAAACGATAGG is a window from the Pseudomonas brassicacearum genome containing:
- a CDS encoding Rho-binding antiterminator, whose product is MNTYRTLNCDLHDYLEIACLYGYTLDIELTDGQRLTARAITTRTARTWEEFLDVKTAEGRLEIRLDQLLAITPQEQNARFGRVVLASG
- a CDS encoding dihydrodipicolinate synthase family protein, with the protein product MSTPNIHGIIGYTITPFSTDGQGLDLDALGRSIDRLIDSGVHAIAPLGSTGEGAYLSDAEWDQVSEFSIARVAGRVPTVVSVSDLTTAKAVRRARFAQAKGADVVMVLPASYWKLSEAEILAHYQAIGASIDLPIMLYNNPATSGIDMSVELILRIFNAVDNVTMVKESTGDIQRMHKLQLLGEGQVPFYNGCNPLALEAFSAGAKGWCTAAPNLIPQLNLDLYAAVLANDLSQARALFYRQLPLLDFILKGGLPATIKAGLCSLGLEVGDPRLPVFPLDAARVSQLQTMLKQLR
- a CDS encoding aldolase, yielding MSKTLATPKDQLVQHAVNQMQKTLPDNTWTVRQKLALTCRILFENGHDSGLAGQITARGPQPGTYYTQQLGLGFDEITAGNLLLVNEDLEVLEGHGMPNPANRFHTWVYRARPDVNCIIHTHPTHIAALSMLEVPLQISHMDLCPLYEDCAFLEGWPGVPVGNEEGELIAGALGDKRAILLSHHGQLSTGATVEEACNIAQLIERAAKLQLLAMAAGEVKPILPHLGREAHDWIARPKRHAAAFNYYARQTLRQHADCLN
- a CDS encoding helix-turn-helix domain-containing protein — its product is MSIRLKLLRKKLGMTLDVLAEKTGMTKSYLSKVERGLSTPSIATALKLAKALSVKVEELFSEESVSLDSYSLVRSEDRQSLAASSGSSEYAVLAHQVSERSLLPFILYPAAEFTAHHAFKEHTGEEFLFVHEGQVEVDFMNERVLLNRGDALHFNAQKPHRLRSVGDVQAQLLVVVHSDESSEKGEGA
- a CDS encoding DUF6124 family protein, translated to MVKVTPNPPVTDEPTSRAQSARNKKLDDAATRALDYYLKPKAKSETSDKSDSIFRIDPGVDSECLLANLSENLASANAMINDLAFDLDGARRRVALGILQVIEVSELLANRALDIVEVR
- a CDS encoding KTSC domain-containing protein — protein: MEMVRVNSSAITAVGYDPATNRMKITFKQGKTYDFCRVPLNVYQGLINAPSKGGYFDRVIKDRYQC